In Thermococcus sp., the DNA window TGACTTCGACTATCTGAGCGTACGAGCCTTCGGGCAGTTCGCCCTCGAAGAGCGGGAGCTTTCGGTAAGTGCCCCGGTCGATGAGGTTCTTGATTCCGGCTTCCATATTTTCTCCTTTGGCTGAGAGAATAAAAAGGTTCCTAAGCCTGTTGTTTGAGCTGGAGAACATCAAGGAATGCAACGAAGAGGCCTGGAAGAATTATTGCCCAGGGGCTGATGTTCCAGCCGAAGGCTATCAGGAGCAGTCCGAGGAGGATATACGTTGTGATGGCTGTCAGCCCTGCTTTGGGAGTGTCCATACGTTTTCTAAGGTATAAATAGAGGATGAGGGGTATTCCAAGGGCTATGGCCATTCCAATCCACGCGTTCATCTTTATCACCTTCACGGGCCTGATCCACATCTTCAGAGATTACAAAGGGAAAATCATCGAGCTTTCACAGCGTTTTCATTTTGTTTTTGTATTCCCGTGGGACAAATATAAGAAAGACCGTCGTAAAGGCTCCTCCAATTCCCGCAAGCAGAAAGCTCTCCCACGCAGGGAACACCAGTGCCTTTGCAAAAGCCGCCATGCTGAACTCCCAGAGCGTTCCAAGAAGCACTCCAGCGGTAATAGAGTGCCTGGAGTTCCTTGCAAACCGAACCAGGGCAACCGGAATCCAGTAAATCAGCACTGCAACGGTAAAAGCCATTGCCGCGGCAACTTGGAAAGTGTAGATGTCCTTTAGATAAATAAAGTATCCCGCTAAGAGGAACGCCAAAACCAGTGAATGGAATTTTAGAGTGTTCACGTCTCCATTACCGATCATCTTCATGTTATCCGCATCCTTTGGGGGCTTGAGACCCCTTTCTAAAGACAGTTATGAGTGTCTCTTATAGGGCTTTCCGCTTTACCTTACTCTTTAGATACCCTGCCCAAACAAGTTCGGCAGTCATTATTAAAAGAGCCGCTAGCATACCAACTTTGGCATACTCCCAAGCTAAGAACCCAGTTCCGGACAGGAGCAGTGTTACCGCTATAAAGACTATAGCACCCGTTATCTTTGCCCCTATGTGTCCCCTTCTGGGTTTTTCGTATAAGTACACAAGCCAAAAAAGCAGAATCGAAAAAACGGCAGACAAGAAGTTTTTGATAAAGCTTTCGTTCATTTTTTCACCTCCTCAGGGCCCTGGAGTCCAGCCTTGACAGTACGATCCCCACTGATAGCATGATTCGTAGATACAGAACGCACACCAAGTAGCAATGCATACAATGTTATCCCCGCATATCCCACAACATTCAGCGGCTTTGATGATGTCAAACTTACAACAATACCAATGACATTGACCCAGAAATCCACAGTCAGAGTTACTCTGACATTCTTGACTACATGAGTTGGAGTCTAGTTTCTTTAATTTCCCATTGAGGTATACAGCATTGGCCTTAGCGATATTTCCTGTAATAGCATACTCCACCCCAAAAATTTTCACTCCCTGCACTGGTTTTGAGAATTCGTAGAGTGCTATCACGTGTTTCTTGTCCTTCAGGGGAATTCCCATGGCGAGCATGGTCACTTTCTCACCATTGTACTCAATCGTGTGCTTGACAACCTTAACGTGAGAGTAGTCAACGTCCCAGGGTTTTGCCAGCTTCCAGAAGTCTCTCGTTGTGACCAGCTTGAAAAACACGTGGACTTCAGACCAGTTCTCTTGAACCTTGCTCACTGGTTTCGTAACTGCAAACGGGTTTACGCAGCCCTTAACCTCAGGGTACTTGGGATAGCTTACCACGTAGGCACCGTACGCTCCAATGAGAAGCAAGACCACAAGTATGGCCAGTAACGCACGCCTCCTCATCGACCCCCCCAATGGGTTTTGCATTATGGTGTCTCCGTTCATAGTATATAACACTTTCGCTTGAAAGATGAAGAGATTGGCTGATTTTAACCTCTTGACTACTGAAGTATGTAACATCTGGGTTTTCTCATTTCGACCCCCATCGAAGCACTCAAAAGACTTTTATAGGTCTCCTCCGAGTCTTCAACGAACATACGTAAACGGTGGTGACCATGGAAGCACTTGAGAAGGCCCTTCGGTGGGCGGATGAGAACCTGAAGGCTGACTACATAGAGCTTCGCTACGAGGACCTGAAGAAAACCACTTTGGGCCTCAAGGACGGCGTCTTCACGAGCTTTACCGGGAAGCTCCACAGGGGGGTCGCGATAAGGGTTTTAGCGGATGGTGCATGGGGCTTCGCCTCGACGAGCGATCTTTCAAACCTCGAGGAGAAGATCGAGGAAGCATACAAGCTGGCCAGGGCCGCGGCGGAAACCAAGAAGGAGAAGATAGAGCTGGCGGAGATAAAGCCCGTTGAGGACTTTGTTAAGAGCAAAATGCGCGTTAAGCCGGGGGAAGTTGACATCGAGGAGAAAGTGAACCACCTGCGGGAGCTTGAGAATCTCCTCAAGGAGGACAAAGCGGTCAAGAGCGTCCAGATACGCTACGAGGACGGCGGCGGCAGAAAGCTCCTCCTCACCAACGAGGGAACGAGGATAGAGTGGGACTACAACTACCTCTACCAAGGGGCCTACGTTACCGGGAAAGCCGACGGGAAGCTCGCGATGGCGAGGGACAGCATTGGCTCTGTTGACTACGGCTGGGAGCTTATGATGGAGAGGGAGCCAAACGAGAAAGTCAAGGAGAGACTCCTGAGAAAGATGCAGGGCCAGCTCAAGGGTGTCGCCCCGAAGCGCGGTGAGTTCCCGATTGTGGCCGGCCCGATTGTCGTCGGCATTATCGCTCATGAGGCCCTTGGCCACCTCGCCGAGGCGGATCTAACCATAAACTCGCCCTTTAAGGACCTCATCGGCAAGCAGATTGCCCCGGAGTACGTAACAATGAGCGAGCGCTACGTCGACGGCGGCTTTGGGAACGACCGCTATGATGATGAGGGCGTTCCGGTCAGGGACATTCACATAATCGAGAACGGAACCCTCAAGCGGATCATGCTCAACCGTGAGTATGCGGCAAAGTGGGGTATGGAACCGAACGGCCACGCGAGAGCCGAGAGTTACCGCTACCCGCCGATAATCAGGATGAGGAACACGGTCTTCGAGCCGGGAGACCACTCCTTTGAAGAACTCATTGAAGACATTAAGTTCGGCTACTACGTCGTCGACTTCCGCGGCGGCCAGGCCCAGCTCAACAGCGCCTTCCAGGTCGGGGTCCAGGAGGGCTACGTCATCAGGAACGGCGAGATAGCGGAACCTATAAGGGACACGTCCATTACAGGTGTCGCCATTGAAGCTTTAAAGAAGATTTCAGGGGTTGGCAAGGACTTCGGAATTGAGGTCGGCTTCTGTGGAAAGGGTCAGACGGCCTTCGTCAGCTCCGGCGGCCCGCACATGAAGTTTGACGGTGGAATACTGATCGGGTGAGGTGGTGAAGATGGAGAACCTCATAAGATTCGGCGAGAAGTTTTTCGACGAGCTTGAGATAGCCGTTTATCGCTCGAGGGACGTCAGCGCGAGCGTCGAGCTGAACGAGATTTCAATGGCCTCAACGAGGGGCGGGGCCGTAACTGTAATCCGCGGAATAAATGAGGGGCGCCTCGGTCTTGCCATTATCGACAGCGACGATCCCGAGAGGATTAAAGAGGCCATAGAGCAGGCCGCGAAGATGGCAAAACTCAACGGCAGAGACGAGAAGTGGGTCTCCCTCCCGGAGCCGGGGGCTTATAAAGAGGCCCCAAAGCCAAACTACGGGCTTAAAGAAGCATCGCCAGATATACTCGTCGAGAAGCTTGTTCGCGGGATAAAACTCGCCCGCGAGAAGGACCCCAATGCGGTAGTTGCTGGTGGCGAGGGCGGTGTTTCCTGGGAGAAGAGGCACGTGGTTAATTCGCACGGCGTAGACGTCTTCCAGGAGGGTGGTGCGGCATTCTTCTTCCTTGAGCTTGTCGGCAGGAAGGGAGACGTGGTTACGCCCGGCATCTTCGACTTCGATGCGCGCAGGGATTTAAACCTCGACGTCGATGGCGTCGTCGATAGGGCCGTTCAGAGGGTTAGGTGGGCCTATAACGTGGAGAAGAGCAGGAACGAGGAAGTTCCGATAATTCTCGGCCCGTGGGCGATAGCCGGCCTTCTCAGCTACACCCTCCTGCCGGCCTTCAGCGGTGAGCGCTTGGTTAAAGAGACGACTCCCTTAGCGGGGAAGGTAGGCGAAAAAATAGCGAGTGAGGTCCTGACGATCTACGACGATCCCTTCCACCCGCTCTCTCTTGAACCGACCGTAGCGGACGGCGAGGGCGTTCCTACTAGGAAGAACGTCCTTATTGAGAACGGAACCTTCAGAGGCTTCGTCTGGGACAACTACTGGGCGAAGGTTAACGGCACTGAGAGTACCGGGAACGGGAAGCGCGACCTGAAAAGTGGTGGGATAGGCATAGACTTCCATAACGTTGTTATAGAGAACGGAAAGCGCTCGCTCGAAGATCTCATAGCGGAAATAGACAGGGGTTACTTCGTGGACGGCTTCCAGGGTGCACACTCGAGCAATCCAGACAACGGAAACTTCGCGGTCACTGCAAACCCAGCATTTCTCATTGAGGATGGGGAAGTTAAGGGCGCTAGCGTGTTCCTCGTGGCTGGCAACGTTTACGAACTGCTGAACCGGGCAAGCGAGATAACGAGGGAGCAGACGGTAATGCCCTTCATGACCACGATGACGACGCCGTTCATAAAGTTCGAGAACGTTAAGATAGCGGGGAAGTGATTTCCTTTTTCTCCCCCTAGAATTTTGAAAGAGGAAAAGATCAGACCGAGAATATCCTTATCGTGTTGGTTCCGGCGGTCTTTCCTACGGGCGTCCCCTTCGTGAGGAGCACCGTATCGTTCTCCCTGACGAGTCCGAGTCCGCGGATGACCATCAGTATCCCTTCCTCGCTCTTGTCCTCGACAATGAAGGGGTAGACGCCGTAGGAGAACATGAGGTTGTGGGCAATGCGCTCCTCCGTAACGAAGGCTAGAATCCACTGCTTCGGCTTGAAGCGCGATATCAATCTGGCCGTCTGACCCGTTCTCGTTGGCGTGAGGATGTATTTTATGTCCACCGCGTTCAGGGCTTCTATTATGCTTCTGGCTATTGCGTCCTTTATGGTGCCCTTCTTCTGAACCTTGCCCTTAAGCTCGTCCATTTTCATGTCAACGACCCTCGCAGACCACTGTGAGTCGCGGAAGGCCTCCGTTGTTTTTGCAATCCTTGCCATCATCCTCACTGCGTCAACGGGGTACTTTCCAACCGCGGTTTCCTCCGAGAGCATCACTGCATCGGTTCCGTCGAGAATGGCATTGGCAACGTCTGTAACCTCTGCCCTCGTCGGGAGCTTCTCCTCCGTCATGCTCTCGAGCATCTGCGTTGCCGTTATGACGGGCTTTCCGACGCAGTTGGCCTTCTGGATGAGCTTTTTCTGAAGGATTGGGAGTTTTTCTATGGGCATCTCAACGCCGAGATCTCCCCTCGCTATCATTATCCCGTCGGAGGCGTTGAGTACCTCGTCGAAGTTCCTGACCGCGTCGGGGCGCTCTATTTTCGAGATGATGAAAAGCTCCCCACTGTGCTCCTCTATGAAACGCCTCGCCTTGAGGACGTCGTAGGCCGAGCCGACGAAGCTTATTCCTATAGCATCGACGCCGTGCTCGATGGCGAACTCTATAAGCTCAAGATCGTGTGTCGTGACGGCATCAATGGCCATTCTAGCCTTTGGGATGTTTATTCCCTTGTGGGAGAAGAGGGTTCCACCGACGAGGACCTTACAAACTACCTCTTTTTCCTTGACGCGCTCGACCCGGAGGGCTATGAAGCCGTCGCTGAGGTAGATCGTGTCTCCCTTGGAGACCAGTCTTGGAAAGTCCTTGAACTGGACGGGGATGATTCCTTCGTTACCAACAACGTCCTCCGTGGTGATTGTAACCGTTTGCCAGCGTCTTAAAACTACCGAACCGCCACTTATCTCCCCGACTCGTATCTTGACCCCAGGGAGGTCCCCAAGTATCGCAACGGGCCTGTTGAGCCTCTCCGCGGCTTTTCTTATTGTTTCAATGATCTTGGCATGCTCCTCAAGAGTTCCATGAGCAAAGTTTATCCTTGCTACGCTCATCCCAGCTTTTATCATGGCTTCAATTGTCTCCTTCTTCTGCGACGCGGGCCCTATCGTGGCGATAACCTTTGTTTTGTTCGCGGGTAGCTTCATAGTACCACCTAAAACGTGAATTGGCCTTGGGGTAAATAACGTTTCTGGAGGCAAAGTTTATAATTAGGGTGGTCTAATTATTTTGGGTGATAGTGTGAGGGTACTCGACGTTAGGGTTTTCGATGAGGACGGAAGGGAGGTCTCCTTGGGAGAAGTCGTGAATGGCAGGTGGACAGTGCTCTACATCTATTCAAAGGACAACACCCCAGGCTGTACAACCGAGGCTGTGGAGTTCACGGAGCTTCTGCCGGAGTTTGAGAGGCTGGGCTTTCAGGTCGTTGGAGTTTCAAAGGACTCCGTGAGGAGCCACCTCCGCTTCAAAGAGAAGCACAACTTAAAAATTAAGCTCCTCAGCGACCCTAATGTAGAGCTGATAAAGGCTCTGGGCGCATGGGGCAAGAAGAAGAGCTACGGCAGGGAATATGAGGGTGTAATACGAAGCACATTCATCCTTAATCCTGATGGGGAAATCGTCTGGAAGAAGATGAAGGTCCGCGTAAAGGGGCATGTGGCGAAAGTCCTTGAGGAAGCGAAAAAGCTGGTGGGGAAAGGATGAGGCGGGAGTTCATAACTGCGGTTCCCCCGTGGGAAGTCCGGGAGATAGCACTGGCCTCCGGTGCGTCGGTCTCCCTTGAAATCACGGAAGCCGAACCCTTCCGTGGAATGCCTCGCTTTAGGGTGGTCGTGAAGGGTGGAGAATGGGAAGTAAAGAAGTTCATGATGCATATGATGCGCGCCAGGGCCGGTGGTTGAATCTCAACCCTGTTCTCTCTCCCCCTCTCCAAGGCTCAGCTCCGACCATTCAACCGCCCTCTTGAGGTCTATGAAGCAGGAGTGGCAGTAGCCAACGGGTCTAGAGTCCCACTCCTCGATGCTGTCTGGGGGGTTCATGACGCACTCGTTGGTGCAGTGTCCGAGACCAAAGCCATGGCCAATCTCGTGGAGGAGTCCCTTGAGAACACGGTCTTTGAACAAACGGAGGTGTTTCTTCGCGTCTTCTCTTGATCCTTTGTTCCCATTCAGGAGGGAGGTTAGCCCGGGAGGTTCAAAGGGCTTCATCGAGAGAACCATTATCCTAAGACCGAGCCTCGTTTCCTGTATGCCCAAAAAGCGCTCGTAAAAGTCAAAGTAGGGGTTTCTAGAGACGAGGGGAAATGTTGTGAGAGCAAAAATCTTGTTCATCTTCATGTTTGAGCCCCGCTCTATCTCCCCCAAGAGACGGGCATGGAGGACGTCTATTATGGCCTCCAAGGGGTAAACCCTGAGCGTTCCCTCGGGGGTGTTTAAACTTATTAGATAACCAGGCTCGAGGTGGAGCTGCCCTATATAGAGGAGCCGCACGTCTATCCCGCTCTCGGCGAAGAATCTGTTTGCCTCATCAACAACGTTGAAGACGACGTCCTCTATCACCTTCCTTTCCATGAAATTGTTGATATATGTGAACGCTATGAACTCCATGGTTCATCGATGGATGAAGAACCCCCAACCTAATTAAATTTTTAGGTACCCGCTGGGTCCCCTCGCTTTTTATAAAAAGCCGAACCACAAAGATTTTTAAACCGCCCTCATAAATGAACGTGGGCGATGGCGTCCGTCCGAGATCAAGCAGAGGATGCCCGCCGGGCTGATGACGCCTATTCTCCACCGAGAAGAAGGAGGCGGTAGAATGAGCACAAAGCTCACTGAGATTGGACGCTACATTGACATAGATGGTGTTCTCGACTACGTGGGGAAGAGGCGCCACGAGGACGGCGGCTATTGTTTTGTGAGCGTTCTCGATGACACAAACGTCAACGACACCTACTACGCCATCAAGCTCTACAACCTCCTCGGGATGGAGGTTCCTGACAAGGAAAAAACCATCGAATTCCTTTCAAACGCGATACAGCCCCAAACGGCCGTCGTTGCGATAGCGATGGCTCTCGAGGGGCTTGCCGTCCTTGGGGCGAAGGACCTTGCCAGAGAGCACGTCGATATAGTCTTCACAAAATATAACCCCCTCGAGGGTAAATTCGCCGTCGGTCTCGGCGGTAGCGAGGAGTTTGGAACGGCGACGCCAATTGAGGCCACTTATTGGGTTGTGAAGGCATTCAACGCCATAGGGCATAACTTCTCGAAGGAAGAAAAGGAGGCCATCAGGGAGTTTGTCATGCGCTTTAGAAACGGCAACGGCTACGGGACCAAACACACGAGCACGACGATGACTTACCAGGCACTCCACGCCCTTCATGTACTTGGTTACAGGCCCCCTAAGAGCCCCCATTTCAAGAACTGTGAGCTGTGCGGGGATTTGGGAGGCTTCACCGAGGTTCCCTACAGCCTTCCACCGTATTTGGAACCGACATTCTACGCGGTCAGGGGGCTTGAACTGCAGGATGAAACTCCAACCTGCCCAAGGAGACATGTCTGGTTCATCCGCCAGCTCCAGAACTCGAACGGTGGTTTCAGACGCTCGCTTGAGCTTGGAATCTCAAACTTCCAGAATACCTACCGTGCCGTGGCCGTGGTCGATTCGATGCTCAGGTTCCTCTGAGGCAGTGATGAGAATGGACCTGATAGGCTTCCACATAAAGGGGGCCTTTGGCGAGGGCTGTCCCGTGTGTAGACTGCTGAAGGAGTATGAGGAAGATGAGATAGACACCATACTCTACGAGCACGTGAACGACCCCCATGTTAGGGCAAAGTTCAAGGAGAGCCTCGGCCTCTGCACATACCACGCTTGGAGGACCGTTAACAAGGCATATTCCGAGCCCCTGCTCGGCCCCCTCGGTGTTTCCATAATCTATGAACACATGCTCTCTGTTTACATTGCATCACTTGAGGAAGGAAAAAGCGCCGGAACCGGTGAGTGCTTTCTCTGCTCCCTAATCCGCGAGAAGGAGAAGACAACGGTGGAGGCCTTCGCTGAAAGGATAGATGAACTCCTGCCAGATTATGAGCGGTCCGGCTCGATCCTGTGCAGGAGGCACTACGACATGATTCACTCGATACTCATGGAGAAAAGCCCCGAGATGGCGGAGGAACTTAAGAGGGTTCAGATCAAGAAACTTAGGGAGCTGAATGAACGCATGAAATCATTCATTGACAAGTTCGATTACAGGGCCAAGGAAGGTCACACCAGTGACGAGATCAGAGCCCTTCCACAGGCAGTTGAGACCCTCAAGGGACTTGAGGTCATAGAACCCCTTGAGAAGGAGAAAAAAGAGAAAAGGAGGGGGTTTCCGTGGAGATAAGGCTGAAGGACGAGGAGTTCAGGGAGGTCAAGAGACATCGGAAGGAGATAGAAGAGCGCTTTGGGGATCTCAAAGGCCTTGAACGAACGCTGAAGGAGCTCAGGATTAGGACACTCCTTGAGCAGAAGAAGAAGCTTGAGAACAGGCTCGCAGAGCTCGAGAGGGAGTACCGTGAGTTGGTGGAGTTTGAGAAGAAGGCCCTCTCCGACAAGGAGTTCTTGATGGAGTTCCGGAAAAAGCTTGGGGAGGAGAACAGGCAACTTATCAAGAGAATAGGTGA includes these proteins:
- a CDS encoding peroxiredoxin yields the protein MRVLDVRVFDEDGREVSLGEVVNGRWTVLYIYSKDNTPGCTTEAVEFTELLPEFERLGFQVVGVSKDSVRSHLRFKEKHNLKIKLLSDPNVELIKALGAWGKKKSYGREYEGVIRSTFILNPDGEIVWKKMKVRVKGHVAKVLEEAKKLVGKG
- the pyk gene encoding pyruvate kinase; translation: MKLPANKTKVIATIGPASQKKETIEAMIKAGMSVARINFAHGTLEEHAKIIETIRKAAERLNRPVAILGDLPGVKIRVGEISGGSVVLRRWQTVTITTEDVVGNEGIIPVQFKDFPRLVSKGDTIYLSDGFIALRVERVKEKEVVCKVLVGGTLFSHKGINIPKARMAIDAVTTHDLELIEFAIEHGVDAIGISFVGSAYDVLKARRFIEEHSGELFIISKIERPDAVRNFDEVLNASDGIMIARGDLGVEMPIEKLPILQKKLIQKANCVGKPVITATQMLESMTEEKLPTRAEVTDVANAILDGTDAVMLSEETAVGKYPVDAVRMMARIAKTTEAFRDSQWSARVVDMKMDELKGKVQKKGTIKDAIARSIIEALNAVDIKYILTPTRTGQTARLISRFKPKQWILAFVTEERIAHNLMFSYGVYPFIVEDKSEEGILMVIRGLGLVRENDTVLLTKGTPVGKTAGTNTIRIFSV
- a CDS encoding TIGR04140 family protein, coding for MRREFITAVPPWEVREIALASGASVSLEITEAEPFRGMPRFRVVVKGGEWEVKKFMMHMMRARAGG
- a CDS encoding TldD/PmbA family protein, producing MENLIRFGEKFFDELEIAVYRSRDVSASVELNEISMASTRGGAVTVIRGINEGRLGLAIIDSDDPERIKEAIEQAAKMAKLNGRDEKWVSLPEPGAYKEAPKPNYGLKEASPDILVEKLVRGIKLAREKDPNAVVAGGEGGVSWEKRHVVNSHGVDVFQEGGAAFFFLELVGRKGDVVTPGIFDFDARRDLNLDVDGVVDRAVQRVRWAYNVEKSRNEEVPIILGPWAIAGLLSYTLLPAFSGERLVKETTPLAGKVGEKIASEVLTIYDDPFHPLSLEPTVADGEGVPTRKNVLIENGTFRGFVWDNYWAKVNGTESTGNGKRDLKSGGIGIDFHNVVIENGKRSLEDLIAEIDRGYFVDGFQGAHSSNPDNGNFAVTANPAFLIEDGEVKGASVFLVAGNVYELLNRASEITREQTVMPFMTTMTTPFIKFENVKIAGK
- a CDS encoding peptidase M54, with translation MEFIAFTYINNFMERKVIEDVVFNVVDEANRFFAESGIDVRLLYIGQLHLEPGYLISLNTPEGTLRVYPLEAIIDVLHARLLGEIERGSNMKMNKIFALTTFPLVSRNPYFDFYERFLGIQETRLGLRIMVLSMKPFEPPGLTSLLNGNKGSREDAKKHLRLFKDRVLKGLLHEIGHGFGLGHCTNECVMNPPDSIEEWDSRPVGYCHSCFIDLKRAVEWSELSLGEGEREQG
- a CDS encoding TldD/PmbA family protein produces the protein MEALEKALRWADENLKADYIELRYEDLKKTTLGLKDGVFTSFTGKLHRGVAIRVLADGAWGFASTSDLSNLEEKIEEAYKLARAAAETKKEKIELAEIKPVEDFVKSKMRVKPGEVDIEEKVNHLRELENLLKEDKAVKSVQIRYEDGGGRKLLLTNEGTRIEWDYNYLYQGAYVTGKADGKLAMARDSIGSVDYGWELMMEREPNEKVKERLLRKMQGQLKGVAPKRGEFPIVAGPIVVGIIAHEALGHLAEADLTINSPFKDLIGKQIAPEYVTMSERYVDGGFGNDRYDDEGVPVRDIHIIENGTLKRIMLNREYAAKWGMEPNGHARAESYRYPPIIRMRNTVFEPGDHSFEELIEDIKFGYYVVDFRGGQAQLNSAFQVGVQEGYVIRNGEIAEPIRDTSITGVAIEALKKISGVGKDFGIEVGFCGKGQTAFVSSGGPHMKFDGGILIG
- a CDS encoding DUF6062 family protein, with the translated sequence MRMDLIGFHIKGAFGEGCPVCRLLKEYEEDEIDTILYEHVNDPHVRAKFKESLGLCTYHAWRTVNKAYSEPLLGPLGVSIIYEHMLSVYIASLEEGKSAGTGECFLCSLIREKEKTTVEAFAERIDELLPDYERSGSILCRRHYDMIHSILMEKSPEMAEELKRVQIKKLRELNERMKSFIDKFDYRAKEGHTSDEIRALPQAVETLKGLEVIEPLEKEKKEKRRGFPWR